The Ignavibacteria bacterium genome contains the following window.
TCCTCCAACACCATTTGCAGGAATGGCAGTTGGACTTCAAGTGCATGCTCTCTTCCATGACCACGCTTTGAAAATTCAATGATATTATTATAATCTTTTAGCTCATCTCGAAGTTCAGAATCAATTGAAATTGTACCGAGCGGTGTCTGATAAGCAATACCGTTATAAATGGAAATTCCACGAAAATATTCATAATGACTTGGAGAAATAACAACGACAGAATTATATTTTTTACCTTTAATAAGTTTATAACCATAGGCTGCTGTTTTTGCTGAATAAAAATACCCAGCATGAGGTGAAACAAGTCCAATTATCTCACCTTCAATTTTAGGTGGATGAGCTTGATTTAAATAATTTTCTATTGCTTTTTTCAATCGCACTGGTTCTCTTTCATAAAACATTCCAGCAACTGCCGGTGGACGAATTTCACTAGTTAACATCTTGCTTCCCTCCTATTTCGTTTTCTGAAAAAACTTCCGCCGAAAAAATTTCTATTTTAGTTTGGGGATCTTTCCATTCATTTTTACTTAATCCTGCTTTTAAACATGTGTGTTCGAGAAACTCTTTAACTGTCCAATTGTATCTTGTGGCAACTTGCGGCAGAAGCAATCCGTGAAAAGGTCCCTTTTGAATTATTAAACCGTGTTCTCCAACTTTTATTTCATCAATCGATTTTATTCTTTTTGGTGGAGAAAGAACTGAAATTTCAATTTCGATATGATCAACTTCCTCCTTTGATAATGGATAAAATCTCGGATCCTCAAATGCTGATTTCTTTGCAACTTCATAAATTAATTCATAAAGAGGCTTATCACTAACAATATAACCTATGCAGCCGCGAAGTTCTCCATCAATTGTTAATGT
Protein-coding sequences here:
- the amrB gene encoding AmmeMemoRadiSam system protein B, with protein sequence MLTSEIRPPAVAGMFYEREPVRLKKAIENYLNQAHPPKIEGEIIGLVSPHAGYFYSAKTAAYGYKLIKGKKYNSVVVISPSHYEYFRGISIYNGIAYQTPLGTISIDSELRDELKDYNNIIEFSKRGHGREHALEVQLPFLQMVLEDFKLLPIVMGDQSKEFVYSLAELLAEVLKNKNVLLVASSDLSHYFSHDVANSLDSRIEHLINKFDDETLIDELEEEKVQACGGGPIVTVMKTSKLLGANKSKVLYRNDSSEASGDKHQVVGYLSAVFYKE
- the amrA gene encoding AmmeMemoRadiSam system protein A, translated to MKLTYEEKKILLEIARDSIKEEFGLATVDLNRDFSETLKQKCGAFVTLTIDGELRGCIGYIVSDKPLYELIYEVAKKSAFEDPRFYPLSKEEVDHIEIEISVLSPPKRIKSIDEIKVGEHGLIIQKGPFHGLLLPQVATRYNWTVKEFLEHTCLKAGLSKNEWKDPQTKIEIFSAEVFSENEIGGKQDVN